A genome region from Ottowia testudinis includes the following:
- the murG gene encoding undecaprenyldiphospho-muramoylpentapeptide beta-N-acetylglucosaminyltransferase: protein MSQKCALVMAGGTGGHIFPGLAVADGLRARGWRVHWLGVPGSMEAQLVPPRGYAFEPVEFGGVRGKGAATLFMLPLRLLKAFAQSVGVIRRVKPDVLVAFGGYITFPGGLMGVALNKPLVLHEQNSIPGMANKVLAHIADRVFTAFPGVLPKARKVQWVGNPLREAFKQVPDPATRFAGRSGPLKVLVVGGSLGAQALNDVVPKALALMPPDRRPQVVHQSGARQIDALRANYQAASVQAELVPFIDDMAQAYADADLVICRAGATTVTEIAAIGAAALFVPFPHAVDDHQTTNAKFLVDQGAGRLVQQRDLTPEGLADMLQKTERPALVQQALAAKMMQKIHAVEDVVAACEELTAR, encoded by the coding sequence ATGAGCCAGAAATGCGCCCTGGTCATGGCCGGCGGCACGGGCGGCCACATCTTCCCCGGCCTGGCCGTGGCCGATGGCTTGCGCGCGCGCGGCTGGCGCGTGCACTGGCTGGGCGTGCCCGGCAGCATGGAGGCGCAACTCGTGCCGCCGCGCGGCTACGCCTTCGAGCCGGTCGAGTTCGGCGGCGTGCGCGGCAAGGGCGCGGCCACGCTGTTCATGCTGCCGTTGCGCCTGCTCAAAGCCTTCGCCCAGAGCGTCGGCGTGATCCGCCGCGTCAAGCCCGACGTGCTGGTCGCCTTTGGCGGCTACATCACCTTTCCCGGCGGCTTGATGGGCGTGGCCTTGAACAAGCCGCTGGTGCTGCACGAGCAGAACTCCATCCCCGGCATGGCCAACAAGGTGCTGGCGCACATCGCCGACCGCGTGTTCACGGCGTTTCCCGGCGTCTTGCCGAAGGCGCGCAAGGTGCAATGGGTGGGCAACCCATTGCGCGAGGCGTTCAAGCAGGTGCCCGATCCGGCCACGCGCTTCGCCGGCCGCAGCGGGCCACTGAAGGTGCTGGTGGTGGGCGGCAGCCTGGGCGCGCAGGCGCTGAACGACGTGGTGCCCAAGGCGCTGGCGTTGATGCCGCCCGACCGGCGCCCGCAGGTGGTGCACCAGAGCGGCGCCAGGCAGATCGATGCCCTGCGCGCCAACTATCAAGCCGCCAGCGTGCAGGCCGAGCTGGTGCCTTTCATCGACGACATGGCGCAGGCTTATGCCGATGCCGACCTGGTGATCTGCCGCGCCGGCGCGACCACGGTGACGGAGATCGCCGCCATCGGCGCCGCCGCGCTGTTCGTGCCCTTTCCGCACGCGGTGGACGATCACCAGACCACCAACGCGAAATTCCTGGTCGATCAGGGGGCCGGCCGGCTCGTCCAGCAGCGCGACCTGACCCCTGAAGGGTTGGCTGATATGCTTCAAAAAACAGAGCGCCCCGCGCTTGTCCAGCAAGCGCTGGCAGCCAAAATGATGCAAAAAATTCATGCCGTGGAGGATGTGGTGGCAGCTTGCGAGGAGTTGACTGCGCGATGA
- the ftsW gene encoding putative lipid II flippase FtsW: MHPPGGKKPRASRAKKRPADELPVRIGGMEYARTASTPARVLGFDQALIWACVALMAWGLVMVYSASIALPDSPRFARYSPHYFVMRHAMWIGLSFVAALIAFQVRMDWWEKAAPWLFVGSLGLLIAVLIPHVGSVVNGARRWIALGPMSFQPSEVAKITVLLYAADYMVRKMEVKERFFRAVLPMGVAVGVVGALLLAQPDMGAFMVIAVIAMGILFLGGVNARMFFMIAAVLVVAFAMMIWASPWRRDRIFAYLDPWSEEHALGKGYQLSHALIAIGRGEVFGVGLGGSIEKLHWLPEAHTDFLLAVIGEEFGLIGLVCVILLFFWLTRRIMHIGRQAIALDRVFSGLVAQGIGLWLGFQAFINIGVNLGALPTKGLTLPFMSYGGSAILANMVAIAIVLRVDVENRRLMRGGRT, from the coding sequence ATGCATCCGCCCGGCGGCAAGAAGCCGCGCGCCTCGCGCGCCAAGAAGCGCCCGGCCGATGAGCTGCCGGTGCGCATCGGCGGCATGGAATACGCGCGCACCGCCAGCACGCCCGCGCGCGTGCTGGGCTTCGATCAGGCGCTCATCTGGGCTTGCGTCGCGCTGATGGCGTGGGGTTTGGTGATGGTGTATTCGGCCAGCATCGCGCTGCCGGACAGCCCACGCTTCGCGCGCTACTCGCCTCACTACTTCGTGATGCGGCACGCGATGTGGATCGGTCTGTCTTTCGTGGCCGCGTTGATCGCCTTCCAGGTGCGCATGGACTGGTGGGAAAAGGCCGCGCCGTGGCTGTTTGTCGGCTCGCTGGGGCTGCTGATCGCGGTGCTGATACCGCACGTCGGCAGCGTGGTCAACGGCGCGCGGCGCTGGATAGCGCTCGGCCCCATGAGTTTTCAGCCGTCCGAGGTGGCCAAGATCACCGTGCTGCTCTACGCCGCCGACTACATGGTGCGCAAGATGGAGGTCAAGGAGCGCTTTTTCCGGGCCGTGCTGCCGATGGGCGTGGCGGTCGGTGTGGTGGGGGCGCTGCTGCTGGCGCAGCCCGATATGGGCGCCTTCATGGTGATCGCGGTCATCGCCATGGGCATTTTGTTTCTGGGTGGTGTCAACGCGCGCATGTTCTTCATGATCGCCGCCGTGCTGGTGGTGGCCTTTGCGATGATGATCTGGGCTTCGCCCTGGCGGCGCGACAGGATCTTTGCCTACCTTGACCCCTGGAGCGAGGAGCACGCGCTGGGCAAGGGCTACCAGCTGTCGCACGCGCTGATCGCCATCGGGCGCGGCGAGGTGTTCGGCGTTGGCCTGGGCGGCAGCATCGAGAAACTGCACTGGCTGCCCGAGGCGCACACCGATTTTCTGCTGGCGGTGATCGGCGAAGAGTTCGGACTCATCGGCCTGGTGTGCGTGATCCTGCTGTTCTTCTGGCTCACGCGCCGCATCATGCACATCGGCCGCCAGGCCATCGCGCTGGATCGCGTGTTCTCGGGGCTGGTGGCGCAAGGCATCGGCCTGTGGCTGGGCTTTCAGGCCTTCATCAACATCGGCGTCAACCTGGGCGCGCTGCCGACCAAGGGACTGACGCTGCCCTTCATGAGCTACGGCGGCTCGGCCATTTTGGCCAACATGGTGGCGATCGCCATCGTGCTGCGGGTCGACGTGGAGAACCGGCGATTGATGCGCGGAGGGCGCACATGA
- the murD gene encoding UDP-N-acetylmuramoyl-L-alanine--D-glutamate ligase: protein MSLLQDRHVLILGLGLSGLAMARWCAGQGAQVTVVDTREAPPQLDALRQQVPAARFVHGAMDASLLHDPSLRAVYRSPGLAPASIAGVVQAARERGLPVGGELDLFTQALSDLKQTAGYQPALLAITGTNGKTTVTALTGQLVARAGRSVVVAGNIGPTLLDTLQAHLSAGTLPEVWVLELSSFQLDGVENFEPTAATVLNVTQDHLDWHGGMAAYAAAKARIFGDHGVMLLNRDDAAVMSMRPAPPVKAPKGMPKSEPRTVLTFGAGMPAAPGDFGIEVVGGMAWLVRALEADETQRRRKGAEPELHIQRLMPADALRIRGRHNAVNALAALALAASAGCALGPMLYGLREYRGEPHRVESIGLLDGVEYFDDSKGTNVGATVAALEGLGAERKLVVILGGDGKGQDFSPLAAPVSRFVRAVVLIGRDAPQLRASLVDAGVPLLDATGMADAVAQARARAHSGDAVLLSPACASLDMYKNYAERAEVFRAAVRDLALAAGTGLELLA from the coding sequence GTGAGCTTGTTGCAAGACCGTCACGTGCTGATTCTTGGCCTGGGCCTGTCGGGCCTGGCCATGGCGCGCTGGTGCGCGGGGCAAGGTGCGCAAGTCACCGTGGTCGATACGCGCGAGGCGCCACCGCAGCTGGACGCGCTGCGCCAGCAGGTGCCCGCCGCGCGCTTCGTTCACGGCGCGATGGATGCATCGCTGCTCCATGATCCCAGCCTGCGCGCCGTGTACCGCAGCCCTGGCTTGGCGCCGGCCAGCATCGCGGGCGTGGTGCAGGCCGCGCGAGAGCGCGGGCTGCCGGTAGGTGGCGAGCTGGATCTGTTCACCCAGGCGCTATCTGATTTGAAGCAAACCGCAGGCTACCAGCCTGCGCTGCTGGCCATCACGGGCACCAACGGCAAGACGACGGTGACGGCGCTGACCGGGCAGCTGGTGGCGCGCGCCGGCCGTTCGGTGGTCGTGGCCGGCAACATCGGGCCGACGCTGCTGGACACGCTGCAGGCGCACCTGTCGGCCGGCACCTTGCCCGAGGTGTGGGTGCTGGAGCTGTCGAGCTTCCAACTCGACGGCGTGGAAAATTTCGAGCCCACCGCCGCCACGGTGCTCAACGTCACGCAAGACCATCTGGACTGGCACGGCGGCATGGCGGCCTATGCGGCGGCCAAGGCGCGCATCTTTGGCGACCACGGCGTCATGCTGCTCAACCGTGACGATGCCGCCGTGATGTCCATGCGTCCCGCACCCCCGGTCAAGGCGCCCAAGGGCATGCCGAAATCCGAGCCGCGCACGGTGCTGACTTTCGGCGCCGGCATGCCGGCCGCGCCGGGCGACTTCGGCATCGAAGTGGTGGGTGGCATGGCCTGGCTGGTGCGCGCGCTGGAAGCCGACGAAACGCAGCGCCGTCGCAAGGGCGCCGAGCCCGAGCTGCACATCCAGCGGCTGATGCCTGCCGACGCACTGCGCATCCGCGGGCGCCACAACGCTGTCAACGCGCTTGCCGCATTGGCGCTGGCCGCCAGCGCTGGTTGCGCGCTCGGGCCCATGCTGTATGGACTGCGCGAATACCGTGGCGAGCCGCACCGCGTCGAGTCCATCGGCCTGCTCGATGGCGTGGAATATTTCGACGACAGCAAGGGCACCAACGTGGGCGCCACCGTGGCCGCGCTGGAGGGCCTGGGCGCCGAGCGCAAGCTGGTCGTGATCCTGGGCGGTGACGGCAAGGGGCAAGACTTTTCGCCACTCGCCGCGCCGGTATCGCGCTTCGTGCGCGCCGTGGTGCTGATCGGCCGCGACGCGCCGCAGCTGCGCGCGTCCTTGGTGGACGCTGGCGTGCCGCTGCTGGACGCCACCGGCATGGCCGACGCAGTGGCTCAGGCGCGGGCCCGTGCCCACAGCGGCGACGCCGTGCTGCTGTCACCCGCCTGCGCCAGCCTCGATATGTACAAAAATTACGCCGAGCGCGCCGAGGTGTTCCGCGCCGCCGTGCGCGATCTGGCGCTGGCCGCCGGCACCGGCCTGGAGCTGCTGGCATGA
- the mraY gene encoding phospho-N-acetylmuramoyl-pentapeptide-transferase has protein sequence MLLSLATWLQALSPEFGFFRVFQYLTFRAVMAAMTALVIGIAAGPWVIRKLTELKIGQPVRGYAMETHLSKSGTPTMGGVLILLSIAISTLLWFDWSNRFVWIVMVVTFGFGAIGWADDWRKVVRKDPEGMRSREKYFWQSVIGLLAALYLAFAISGASNAQVWALFVGWVSSGFTIDLPHAAGLLLPFFKEITYPLGVAGFVILSYLVIVGSSNAVNLTDGLDGLAIMPVIMVGSALGIFAYVTGSSVYAKYLLFPHIPGTGELLIFCAAMAGAGLAFLWFNAHPAQVFMGDVGALALGGALGTIAVIVRQEIVLAIMGGIFVVEALSVMLQVTYFKYTRRRFGEGRRLLKMAPLHHHFEKSGWAETQVVVRFWIITMLLCLVGLSSLKLR, from the coding sequence ATGCTGCTTAGTCTGGCCACTTGGCTGCAGGCGCTGTCACCCGAGTTCGGGTTTTTTCGCGTCTTCCAGTACCTCACCTTCCGCGCCGTGATGGCGGCCATGACGGCGCTGGTCATCGGCATCGCGGCCGGGCCTTGGGTGATCCGCAAGCTGACCGAGTTGAAAATCGGTCAGCCGGTGCGCGGCTACGCCATGGAGACGCACCTGTCGAAAAGCGGCACGCCCACCATGGGGGGGGTGCTGATCCTGCTGTCGATCGCCATCTCGACCCTGCTGTGGTTCGACTGGTCCAACCGCTTCGTGTGGATCGTGATGGTGGTCACCTTCGGCTTTGGCGCCATTGGCTGGGCCGACGACTGGCGCAAGGTGGTGCGCAAGGACCCGGAGGGCATGCGCTCGCGCGAGAAGTACTTCTGGCAGTCGGTGATCGGCCTGCTGGCGGCGCTGTACCTGGCCTTTGCCATCTCGGGCGCATCCAACGCGCAGGTGTGGGCGTTGTTCGTGGGCTGGGTGTCGTCCGGCTTCACCATCGACCTGCCCCACGCCGCGGGCCTGCTGCTGCCGTTTTTCAAGGAGATCACCTATCCGCTCGGCGTGGCGGGCTTCGTGATCCTGAGCTACCTGGTCATCGTGGGCTCCAGCAATGCCGTGAACCTGACCGACGGGCTGGACGGGCTGGCCATCATGCCGGTCATCATGGTCGGCTCGGCGCTGGGCATCTTTGCCTACGTCACGGGCAGCTCGGTGTATGCCAAGTACCTGCTTTTTCCGCACATTCCGGGCACGGGCGAGCTGCTGATCTTCTGCGCCGCCATGGCGGGCGCCGGGCTGGCCTTTCTGTGGTTCAACGCCCATCCGGCGCAGGTGTTCATGGGCGACGTCGGCGCGCTGGCGCTGGGTGGCGCTCTTGGAACCATAGCGGTCATCGTGCGGCAGGAAATCGTGCTGGCCATCATGGGCGGCATCTTCGTGGTCGAGGCGCTGTCGGTGATGCTGCAGGTGACGTACTTCAAGTACACCAGGCGCCGCTTCGGCGAGGGGCGGCGGCTGCTCAAGATGGCGCCGCTGCACCACCACTTCGAGAAAAGCGGCTGGGCCGAGACGCAGGTCGTGGTGCGCTTCTGGATCATCACCATGCTGCTGTGCCTGGTGGGTTTGTCTTCACTGAAGCTGCGGTGA
- a CDS encoding UDP-N-acetylmuramoyl-tripeptide--D-alanyl-D-alanine ligase produces MSGMSGMNLLLGDIAPWLTGARLVGDAAVRCARVHTDTRTLQPGDLFVALRGERFDAAAFLSTAAEGGAAGVLCDETAEEQLLAAGLPGVLVPDARRALGELAHAWRQRFAGPLIAVTGSNGKTTVTQMIASILHAWKAEAALATQGNFNNDIGVPLTLLRLRPSTQVAVVELGMNHPGEIAQLAAMTQPTVALVNNAQREHQEFMASVQAVAEENGAVLAALGERGTAVFPAGDQYEKTWQRFSGKREQLLFGEQSGGAHVSLESAAWRAEHWQATARTPAGGLAFDLHAAGRHNLRNALAAIACAMAAGAPLAAIAQGLSAFRPVKGRSRTLLLRHRGRAITLVDDTYNANPDSVRAVIDVLAELPGPRLLVLGDMGEVGGQGPAFHAEVGAYARERGIERLLAHGPQAIHAAMAFGGGRHFDDMAALTDAVRTHLPQCGAIAVKGSRLMRMERVVDALSVPASGKAEGVHAA; encoded by the coding sequence ATGAGCGGCATGAGCGGCATGAACCTTTTGCTCGGCGACATCGCCCCCTGGCTCACGGGCGCGCGTCTGGTGGGCGATGCCGCCGTGCGCTGCGCGCGCGTGCACACCGACACGCGCACGCTGCAGCCGGGCGATTTGTTCGTGGCGCTGAGGGGCGAGCGTTTCGACGCCGCCGCGTTTCTGTCCACCGCCGCCGAGGGGGGCGCGGCGGGCGTTCTGTGCGACGAAACGGCTGAGGAGCAGCTGCTCGCGGCCGGTCTGCCCGGCGTGCTGGTGCCCGACGCGCGCCGTGCGCTGGGCGAGCTGGCGCACGCCTGGCGCCAGCGCTTTGCCGGCCCGCTGATCGCCGTCACCGGCAGCAACGGCAAGACCACCGTCACGCAAATGATCGCGTCCATCCTGCATGCCTGGAAGGCCGAGGCGGCGCTGGCCACGCAGGGCAATTTCAACAACGACATCGGCGTGCCGCTGACGCTGCTGCGCTTGCGGCCGTCCACGCAAGTGGCGGTGGTTGAGCTGGGCATGAACCACCCGGGCGAAATCGCGCAGTTGGCTGCCATGACCCAGCCGACGGTGGCGCTGGTCAACAACGCGCAGCGCGAGCATCAGGAATTCATGGCCAGCGTGCAGGCCGTGGCCGAGGAAAACGGCGCCGTGCTGGCCGCGCTGGGCGAACGCGGCACGGCCGTGTTTCCCGCCGGTGATCAATATGAAAAAACGTGGCAGCGCTTTTCTGGCAAGCGCGAGCAGCTATTGTTTGGAGAGCAATCCGGCGGCGCCCATGTGTCTCTGGAAAGCGCTGCCTGGCGTGCCGAGCATTGGCAAGCCACGGCCCGCACGCCGGCGGGGGGCCTGGCGTTCGATTTGCATGCAGCCGGCCGCCACAACCTGCGCAACGCACTGGCCGCCATCGCCTGCGCCATGGCCGCTGGCGCCCCGCTGGCCGCCATCGCCCAAGGTTTGAGCGCCTTCCGCCCCGTGAAAGGCCGCTCGCGCACGCTGCTGTTGCGCCACCGCGGCCGCGCCATCACGCTGGTGGACGACACCTATAACGCCAACCCCGATTCGGTGCGCGCCGTCATCGACGTGTTGGCCGAGTTGCCCGGCCCGCGCCTCTTGGTGCTGGGGGACATGGGCGAGGTGGGCGGCCAAGGCCCGGCATTTCACGCCGAGGTGGGCGCCTACGCGCGCGAGCGCGGCATCGAACGCCTGCTGGCGCACGGGCCGCAGGCGATCCACGCCGCCATGGCCTTCGGCGGCGGCAGGCACTTCGACGACATGGCGGCATTGACCGACGCCGTGCGTACCCACCTGCCGCAGTGCGGCGCCATCGCCGTCAAGGGCTCGCGCTTAATGCGCATGGAGCGCGTGGTGGACGCCTTGTCGGTGCCCGCCAGCGGCAAAGCGGAGGGTGTCCATGCTGCTTAG
- a CDS encoding UDP-N-acetylmuramoyl-L-alanyl-D-glutamate--2,6-diaminopimelate ligase → MTTALHTPQDAARWLRARVTGVLHADSRRVEAGDGFIAWPGAAADGRRYVNAALTQGASACVVEQVGAEAFGFDQPEVATYAQLKAATGPIAAAYYQTPSESLNVVAITGTNGKTSTAWWLAWALSKSELTALAPCALVGTLGVGLPVRLEATGMTTPDPVLLQQRLRGFVDAGARSCAIEASSIGIVERRLDGTAIRVAVFTNFTQDHLDYHGSMDAYWRAKAELFNWPDLRAAVICLDDPRGAELARQAEARGLDVWTVSRQHPARLRAVDVSYGECGLAWGVREGERTEPLHTELVGGYNVANLMCVLGTLRALGMDLTQAVAACTGLPAVPGRMERIDVAGAPLAVVDYAHTPDAVDQALQALRPLAARRGGRLWCVLGCGGNRDSAKRPLMAAAAERQADRVVLTSDNPRDEEPRAIIDAMRAGLRRAEAALVQIDRAEAIALALAQAAPVDVVLIAGKGHEDYQEVRGQRLPFSDQAVARRVLAQRAASAEASA, encoded by the coding sequence TTGACCACGGCGCTGCATACCCCCCAAGACGCGGCGCGCTGGTTGCGCGCGCGCGTCACCGGCGTGCTGCATGCCGACAGCCGGCGCGTGGAAGCGGGCGATGGCTTCATTGCCTGGCCGGGCGCTGCGGCCGACGGCCGTCGATATGTGAACGCCGCGCTCACGCAAGGCGCCAGCGCCTGCGTGGTCGAGCAGGTGGGCGCCGAAGCCTTCGGCTTTGATCAGCCCGAAGTCGCCACTTACGCACAACTGAAGGCCGCCACCGGCCCGATCGCCGCCGCGTACTACCAGACGCCGTCGGAATCGCTCAACGTCGTCGCCATCACCGGCACCAACGGCAAGACATCCACCGCCTGGTGGTTGGCCTGGGCACTATCGAAAAGTGAGCTGACTGCGCTTGCTCCGTGCGCTCTGGTGGGTACTTTGGGTGTTGGTCTTCCGGTTCGTCTCGAGGCCACCGGCATGACCACGCCTGACCCCGTTTTGCTGCAGCAGCGTCTGCGCGGCTTCGTCGACGCGGGAGCTCGCTCGTGCGCGATCGAGGCCTCGTCGATCGGCATCGTAGAGCGGCGGCTCGACGGCACGGCGATCCGCGTCGCCGTCTTCACCAACTTCACGCAGGATCACCTCGACTACCACGGCAGCATGGACGCTTATTGGCGCGCCAAGGCCGAGCTGTTCAACTGGCCGGACCTGCGGGCGGCCGTCATTTGTCTTGACGACCCGCGTGGCGCTGAGTTGGCGCGGCAGGCCGAGGCACGTGGGCTCGACGTCTGGACGGTGTCGCGACAGCACCCGGCGCGCCTGCGGGCGGTGGATGTGAGCTATGGCGAGTGCGGGCTGGCGTGGGGTGTCCGGGAAGGCGAACGAACTGAACCTCTGCATACCGAACTCGTTGGCGGCTACAACGTCGCCAACCTGATGTGCGTGCTGGGCACGCTGCGCGCGCTGGGGATGGATCTGACGCAGGCCGTGGCCGCCTGCACCGGCCTGCCCGCCGTGCCTGGCCGCATGGAGCGCATAGACGTGGCTGGCGCACCGCTCGCCGTGGTCGACTACGCGCACACACCCGATGCGGTTGATCAGGCCCTGCAGGCGCTGCGCCCGCTAGCCGCTCGGCGCGGCGGCCGCCTGTGGTGCGTGCTGGGCTGCGGCGGCAACCGCGATAGCGCCAAGCGCCCGCTGATGGCCGCCGCCGCCGAACGTCAAGCCGACCGCGTGGTGCTGACCAGCGACAACCCGCGCGACGAAGAGCCGCGCGCCATCATCGACGCCATGCGCGCCGGCCTGCGGCGCGCCGAGGCCGCGCTGGTGCAGATCGACCGCGCCGAGGCCATCGCGCTGGCGCTCGCGCAGGCGGCTCCGGTGGACGTGGTGTTGATCGCCGGCAAGGGACATGAGGACTACCAGGAAGTGCGCGGCCAGCGCCTGCCGTTCTCCGACCAGGCCGTGGCGCGCCGCGTGCTTGCCCAGCGTGCCGCCTCGGCGGAGGCATCGGCATGA
- a CDS encoding peptidoglycan D,D-transpeptidase FtsI family protein, with protein sequence MRDIRYTSSPLLASKTPVWRSKFIVAMLALAFIVLVGRAAYVQVIGNAFFQRQGEVRFARTLEMPASRGRIFDRNGLLLASSVVAPSIWAIPDDVERHPAKLQQLAKLLGMPMSELNKKLSDEDKTFVWLKRQVDEPVAKQIAELKIAGVHQRKEYKRKYPEGEAAAHVVGFANVENKGQEGAELSFEKQLAGKAGSRRVIKDRLGRVVEAVGDEVPPVDGQDVQLSIDSKVQFFAYQKLRDAVAEHKAKSGSVVVLDAQTGEVLALANYPSYSPDNRRSLSGAQLRNIALTDTFEPGSTMKPITVAMALEAGKVTPQTQIPTAPGSYKLDKFTIRDTHNYGTLTVEGVVQKSSNVGSLKIAQRLTAQQMWETYAALGYGRKPDLTFPGAAIGRVRHWKSWRPVEQATMAYGYGLSASLFQMAHSYTAFSHDGRVIPATLVKAPEGAVVDGLRVFSEKNARAVRKMLEMAAGPGGTGQRAQTVGYSVGGKSGTARKQQGKGYASNKYRAWFTGMAPIDKPRVIVAVMVDEPSNGVYYGGAVAAPVFSEVVQQTLRIMGVQPDMAVKPAIVAQQVEESF encoded by the coding sequence ATGAGGGACATCCGATACACCTCCAGCCCGCTGCTGGCGTCCAAGACGCCGGTGTGGCGCAGCAAGTTCATCGTGGCGATGCTGGCGCTGGCCTTCATCGTGCTGGTCGGCCGCGCGGCCTACGTGCAGGTGATTGGCAATGCGTTCTTCCAGCGCCAGGGCGAGGTGCGTTTTGCCCGCACGCTCGAGATGCCGGCCAGCCGCGGCCGCATCTTCGACCGCAACGGCCTGCTGCTGGCCTCCAGCGTGGTGGCGCCCAGCATCTGGGCGATTCCAGATGATGTGGAGCGCCATCCCGCCAAGCTGCAGCAGCTTGCCAAGCTGCTGGGCATGCCGATGTCCGAGCTGAACAAGAAGCTCAGCGACGAGGACAAGACCTTCGTCTGGCTCAAGCGCCAGGTCGACGAGCCGGTGGCCAAGCAGATCGCCGAGCTGAAGATCGCCGGCGTCCACCAGCGCAAGGAATACAAGCGCAAGTACCCTGAAGGCGAAGCCGCCGCGCACGTGGTGGGCTTTGCCAACGTCGAAAACAAGGGGCAGGAAGGCGCCGAACTGTCTTTCGAGAAGCAGCTCGCCGGCAAGGCCGGTTCGCGCCGCGTCATCAAGGATCGCCTGGGCCGCGTGGTCGAGGCGGTGGGCGACGAGGTGCCGCCGGTCGACGGCCAGGACGTGCAGCTGTCGATCGACTCCAAGGTGCAGTTCTTTGCCTACCAAAAGCTGCGCGACGCCGTGGCCGAGCACAAGGCCAAATCCGGCAGCGTGGTGGTGCTGGACGCGCAGACCGGCGAGGTGCTGGCGCTGGCCAACTATCCCAGCTACTCGCCCGACAACCGCCGCAGCCTGAGTGGCGCGCAGCTGCGCAACATCGCGCTGACCGACACCTTCGAGCCCGGCTCGACCATGAAGCCGATCACCGTTGCCATGGCGCTCGAAGCTGGCAAGGTGACGCCACAGACCCAGATACCCACCGCGCCGGGCAGCTACAAGCTAGACAAGTTCACCATCCGCGACACGCACAACTACGGCACGCTCACCGTTGAGGGCGTGGTGCAGAAGTCAAGCAACGTCGGCTCACTGAAGATTGCGCAGCGCCTGACGGCGCAGCAGATGTGGGAGACCTACGCGGCGCTGGGCTATGGCCGCAAACCGGATTTGACCTTTCCCGGCGCGGCCATCGGCCGCGTGCGCCATTGGAAGAGCTGGCGCCCCGTCGAGCAGGCCACCATGGCCTACGGCTACGGGCTGTCGGCCTCGCTGTTCCAGATGGCGCACTCATACACCGCGTTCTCGCACGATGGCCGCGTCATCCCCGCCACGCTGGTCAAGGCGCCAGAGGGCGCCGTGGTCGATGGCCTGCGCGTGTTCTCCGAGAAAAACGCCCGCGCCGTGCGCAAGATGCTGGAGATGGCCGCCGGCCCCGGTGGCACTGGCCAGCGCGCGCAGACCGTGGGCTACTCGGTCGGCGGCAAGTCCGGCACCGCGCGCAAGCAGCAGGGCAAGGGCTACGCCAGCAACAAGTACCGCGCCTGGTTCACCGGCATGGCGCCGATCGACAAGCCGCGCGTGATCGTCGCGGTGATGGTCGATGAGCCCAGCAACGGCGTCTATTACGGCGGTGCGGTGGCTGCCCCCGTGTTCAGCGAAGTGGTGCAGCAGACGCTGCGCATCATGGGCGTGCAGCCCGACATGGCCGTGAAGCCCGCCATCGTGGCCCAGCAGGTCGAGGAGTCGTTTTGA
- the ftsL gene encoding cell division protein FtsL produces the protein MTRLSIVLLAAVIFSAMYLVRVQYDSRRLFTELDHANAEARRLEVERGRLEVEKRAEATSLRVEKLAKDKLAMRTVTPAITEYVTSAVALPVASAPRGARP, from the coding sequence ATGACGCGCCTTTCCATCGTCCTGCTGGCGGCCGTGATCTTCTCGGCCATGTACCTGGTGCGCGTGCAATACGATTCGCGCCGTCTGTTCACCGAGCTGGATCACGCCAACGCCGAAGCGCGCCGGCTGGAGGTCGAGCGCGGCCGGCTCGAAGTCGAAAAGCGGGCCGAGGCCACTTCGCTGCGCGTCGAGAAACTGGCCAAGGACAAGCTGGCCATGCGCACCGTCACGCCCGCCATCACAGAATACGTGACGTCGGCCGTGGCGCTGCCCGTTGCCTCGGCACCGCGGGGGGCGCGGCCATGA